The nucleotide sequence CTCTAATGGGGCATGACAAAGTAGTTGTTTCCGTTACCGCCGATATAGACTTTACCCAGGAAAACAGAGAAGAAAACATCGTTGAGCCTGTTGATAAAGAAAATATGGAAGGAATCGCAATCAGCGCACAACGGATCACTGAAACATTCACTGGGAATGCAGGTCAGGCTGGTGGAATACCTGAAGGAGGAAACCCTGGTGAAACTACTGGGTCTCAATACCTTGAGGGAGCGAATGGAAACGGGGATTATGAGAGGGTCGAAGAAACAATAAACAATGAGGTCAGCAGAATTCGTAAGGAAATAACCGAAAGCCCATACAAGGTAAGAGACCTTGGGATTCAGGTAATGGTTGAACCGCCAACCCCAGATGACCGTAATTCACTGCCTCAGGAACGTGTAGAGGATATTACAAAAATTCTCGGTACCATCGTCCGAACAACAATTGATAAAGAATCGTTAGGCACCGAACTGACAGATGAAGTCATCGAAAATAAGGTCGTTGTATCCGTGCAGCCATTCAATGGAAAGGTTACATTCGAAAGCCAGGTTGTAGAAAAACTGCCTTGGTGGATATACCTTGTTGGCGGATTATTGATCGCAGGGATTGTAGTGCTATTGCTTCTTTTCATGAGAACCAGAAAGAATGAAGTTGAAGAAGAGTATGTTATGGAAGAAAAATATGAGCCAATTCGCATTCCGGATGTGAACAAAGAATTTGAGACGGAAAGTTCCATGAAGAAAAAGCAACTGGAAAAAATGGCGAAAGAAAAGCCTGAAGATTTCGCTAAGCTACTGCGCTCATGGATTTCTGAGGATTAGGAGGGGGACTTATGGTAAGGAAAGACCAGAAAGAATTAACTGGAAAGCAAAAGGCAGCAATCCTCCTGATCTCACTCGGGCCAGATGTTTCAGCCTCTGTCTATAAGCATCTAAGTGAAGAGGAAATTGAGAAGCTTACGCTTGAAATATCAGGAGTCAAAAAAGTGGACTCCCTCGCAAAAGAAGAGATTTTAGAGGAATTTCACAATATTGCACTCGCGCAGGATTATATCACTCAAGGCGGTATAGGGTATGCCAAAACAGTGCTGGAAAAAGCGCTTGGCACCGACCAGGCGGCCGTGATCATAAATAGGTTAACATCGTCTTTGCAAGTAAGGCCATTTGATTTTGCGCGAAAAGCGGATGCTGGACAAATTCTCAACTTCATTCAAAATGAGCATCCACAAACAATTGCACTTATACTTTCTTATTTAGATTCGGCACAAGCCGGCCAGATTTTATCTGAACTGCCGCAAGAGGTCCAGGCTGATATTGCACGGCGTATCGCGGTGATGGACAGTACATCGCCGGAAATCATCAATGAGGTAGAACAGATTCTTGAAAGAAAGCTATCAGCTACTGTTACTCAGGACTATACGCAAACTGGCGGTATTGAGGCTGTTGTTGATGTATTGAACGGAGTGGACCGTGCAACCGAGCGCACGATACTGGATGCATTGGAAATTCAGGATCCTGAACTTGCTGAGGAAATCAAAAAGCGGATGTTCGTATTTGAAGATATTGTCACACTAGATAACCGTGCAATCCAGCGAGTGATAAGAGATTGTGAAAACGAAGATCTCATGCTTGCTCTTAAAGTTTCAAGTGATGAAGTGAAAGAAATTGTCTTTAAAAATATGTCTAAGCGTATGGTAGAAACCTTCCAGGATGAGATGGAATTTATGGGTCCTGTAAGGCTGCGTGATGTAGAGGAAGCACAGTCAAGGATTGTAGCCATTATCCGCCGTCTGGAAGAAGCAGGCGAAATCGTCATTGCCCGTGGCGGAGGAGATGATATCATTGTCTAGGCTTATCAAATCACAATTCACCAGTACTCTGCCTACAGAAAAGAAGGTCATCTCTATCCGGCTGTTAGAAGCATCAAATCAACAAGAGGTTCCACAAGTCTTCACTCATACTGAAGATGAAAGAAGGAGAATCTTGGACGAAGCTGCGATAGAAGCAGATAACATGTTGTCAAGGGCCAGGGAGGAAGCGGAGCAAATCCGTCAGCAAATTCATCTGGAAAAGCAAGAATGGGAGCATGAAAGATCTTTATTAGCAGAAGAATCCAGGCAGCTAGGCTTTGAGCAAGGCTATCAAGAAGGCCGAAATCAGGGTTACGAAGAGTACCGGCAAACAATCATGTTTGCTCAAGAAACAGTTGATGCGGCGAAACGGGATTACCAGAGTCATATTGACTCATCAGAAAAGGTCATTCTTGATATCGGAGTGAAAATCGCAGGAAAAATACTAGGGGAGAAACTAGCTGCAGATGAGGGGTTTCTTACCCTGGTAAAAAGAGCGTTAAAGAACTCCAGGGATTATAAGGATATTCAATTGCACGTACACCCTAAACACTACCAGGACCTGCTCGCCCAAAAAGAAGAATTGATTGCCATCTTTCCAAAGGATATTGATTTCTATATCTACCCGGATGACGAGCTTGAGGAGACATCTTGTATTATAGAATCTGAAAATGGCAGGGTCGACGCAAGTGTAGACAGCCAATTGGAAGAAATCAAAAATAAGCTGTTTGAAATGCTGGAGAGTGAACAATAGTGAAGGCCGAGGATTTAATAGAACATGTCGATTTTTTGGATAGTTTTAAGCGGTATGGACGTGTTAAAAGAGTTGTTGGCTTGATGATTGAGTCCCAAGGACCTGAAAGTTCAATAGGGGATGTGTGCTTTATTCACGTAGGTACTAAGAAAAAGCGGAAAATCCAGGCGGAAGTTGTCGGTTTTAAAGATGAAAACGTCATTTTGATGCCGTATACATCTCTTCATGATATATCACCTGGAAGTCTCGTTGAAACGACAATGAAACCGCTTGAAATCAAAGCAGGACCGGGTTTGATCGGGAAAGTCGTTGATTCGTTAGGTAATCCATTGGATCATTCCAGCCTGCCAAAAGGATTGGCGTCAGTTCCTACAGAACAAGATCCACCCAACCCTTTGAGCAGACCGCCAATCTCAGAACCGATAGAAGTTGGAGTCAGGATGATTGACAGCCTGCTGACAGTTGGCAGCGGCCAGCGTGTTGGGATATTTGCTGGAAGTGGTGTCGGGAAGAGTACTTTGCTGGGAATGATTGCGCGAAATACAACTGCAGATCTAAATGTCATCGGGCTGATTGGTGAGCGGGGGCGTGAAGTCAGAGAGTTCATAGAACGTGATTTAGGCCCTGAAGGATTAAAGCGTTCAATCGTGGTTGTCGCAACATCAGACCAGCCTGCATTAATGAGGATCAAAGGAGCTTATACAGCAACAGCCATTGCAGAGTATTTCCGTGATAAAGGATTGAATGTCATGCTGATGATGGATTCTGTTACACGAGTAGCTATGGCGCAACGTGAAGTAGGTCTGGCAGTTGGAGAACCTCCAACAACGAAAGGTTACACACCTTCAGTGTTCGCCATCCTATCGAGGCTTCTTGAAAGGACTGGGACGAATGAATTTGGATCCATAACAGGCTTCTATACTGTCCTTGTTGATGGAGATGACATGAATGAGCCTATTGCTGACACAGTGCGAGGAATCCTTGATGGTCACTTTGTATTAGACAGGGATCTTGCCAATAAAGGCCAGTACCCTGCAGTGAACGTATTAAAAAGCATCAGCCGGATCATGAACAATATTGTCAGTGATGATCATGTTAAAGCGGCTGAGAGATTAAGAGAATTATTAAGCACTTATATTAATTCAGAGGATTTAATTAATATTGGGGCATATAAAAAAGGCACATCTGCCGAGATTGATGAAGCCATTATGAGATACCCTCATATACTTAATTTCTTAAAACAAGGTACTAATGAGAAAGTCTCAATTAATGAGAGTGTTCAGGCGTTATTGCAGTTAGTAAGGAAAGGTTGATGGTTCTATGCGGTATCAATACAAGTTTGATAAGATCCTTTCACTCAAGTCGAGAGAAAAGGACGAAGCTCAAGTCGTATACCAGGATTCGGTCAAAAAATTCGAAGAGGCTGCCGACAGACTCTATCATCTATTGAAGAAAAAAGAGGACCTTGAGAGTTTCCAATCAGACCGGCTGCTAGGTGGTTTGCCAGTCCAGGAGATACGACACCATCAACAGTTTATCGGCAATCTTGAAAAATCGATTGCCCACTATCAAAAAGTCGTCATGAATGCGAGAAACATCATGAATTATCAACAAGTGCAGCTGATGGAAAAAAATCAGGAAGTAAAAAAGTATGAAAAAATCAAAGAGAAAGACCATCTTCAATTTCTGGCAGATGCAAAGTATGCAGAAAGCAGGATGATGGACGAAGTCTCGATTCAGCAATATATGAACCGGGAAATTAGGTGATCGAATGGCACAGAGCTTGGAGGAAAAAGAAAGTCAGGATGTAAATAAGTTTCAGTGGTTTTTGTACGTGATCGCAATACCAACCTTGTTTGCGATTGTTATTGCTTTGGTTGCGCTTTCGTTTCTGGGGATTAATATTTTTGAAACAGCAAAGGAAATCGGCGGGAAAGTGCCCGTCATTTCTCAGTACGTAAAGGAAGAAAGGCAGCCATCCATAGAAGAATTTGAAAAAGATATCATCAGCCTGGAAGCAGAAATTAAAGACCGAGAAGCAAAAATGGAACAACTGCAGTCTAAAATTGACAGCAAGGATACTCTGCTTAAACGGATGGAGCTGGAAAAAACACAGCTGCAAGCACAAATAGAGGAATTGACTGCTATCCAGGAAGAAAACAAGCGAGCCTTCCGGGAAATCGTCAAAACCTATGAAACGATGTCAGCAAAGAGTGCCGCTCCAATCATTTCAAAAATGGACACGGATGAAGCGGTGAAGATTCTGACAAACATTAAGCCAGAATCACTTGCTGCCATAATGGAAAAGCTACCAGCCGAAGAAGCGGCAAAATATACAGAATTATTGACAAACGAAACGAACGGGAATTAGTCTAACGAGAATCTGAGAGGAGGTGAATAAATGGAAATAGGGGGTCTTGGATTTTTTAATACCGTTGCCGCTGGACAACAGAAAGTATCCGGAAAGACAGGAAATGAAGGAAGTTTTGCCGGGTTGTTGTCAACAGTCTTAGCTGGAAAAGCAGCCCCAATTGATACGAGTGTAACTGCTCAAGGCAATAAAAACCTGGAAAGTCTAGGTGCTTTGGCAGAAATCATTAACGTAAAGGACCTTTTAGATCTGGAAGATGGAGTAAAGATGCTGGATGTATTGAATTCAGACTCTGGGAATCTATTAAGTAAGGCATTATCTCATTTTGGAATTAATAATGAAGAAATGCAGCTTTTCATTCAAAAGTGGTCCGGTACTGATGAAGGAGATTTAGCGAATGCATCTGAAGATGAACTACTGGCTTCTTTAGCGGCAATCCTAACTGGAATCGCCAACCAACCCGGAAATGAGTTATTAGTGAAGCTAGAACAAAAGGATGTGCAAGCATTAAAGGCATTAAAGCTATTTGAACTAATGACCAGATATGCTGATGGACAGGATTTTAAGAACTCTGATTCTATTAAGGAATCGATGAAAAATCTTGGTGAAGCATTAAAGAACCTTATAGAAACAAATAAAGCTAATTCTAATGCGGAATATTTACAAAAACGGTTTACCCAGTTAGCCGGCGACCTAAACCTTGCAAGCTCAAAAAAAATAACTTTTCAAGAGAATAGCTCGGGTTTAAAGACAGACGGTCCAGCAGGAGCAGTTGCTTATCTGCCACAGATGACAAAGGCTGAACAGTTGATGTTATCGATGAATAGTCCGGAAAGGCCAGTTTCACCTGAACAATTAATGAAGCAATTTGAATCGATTCTTTCAAAATCGCAATTTATGAACAGTGGGGGAACACAAAAATTATTCATCAAATTATTCCCTGAGCACCTGGGCAGCATCCGGATAGAGCTTTTCCAGAGGGACCAAACGATGATGGCCAGAATCATAACTACCTCCGGTACAGCTAAGGAAACGCTGGAATCCCAAATCAATGGTCTCAAACAAGCATTTGCAGCGCAAAACCTTTCAGTAGACAGGATTGAAGTGACTCAGCAGCAGGCCCAGCAAGAGCGATTCCTGAATAGGGATTCCGGGCAGCAGGAGAGGCAGCCAGACAGAGGGCAGCACGAAAAGAAAGAAGAAAAAGGCGATTTTAACCTTACCTTCGAAGAAGCACTGCTAAATACTGAAGTATAGGAGATAGACAATGGTGAATACGATTAACTCTTCTTATCTGCTGTCGAATCTTCAAAAGGGCAGGAAAGCCGGTTCAGACATTCTTGGGAAAGATGATTTTTTAAAAATCCTGATGACCCAGCTCCAGAACCAGGATCCTTTGAATCCGATGCAGGATAAAGATTTTATAGCCCAAATGGCAACATTTTCGACACTTGAGCAAATCACTAATATGGGGAAATCAATCGACCGATTTGTACAGGCTGAACAGCAAAATAAAATGATTTCCTACAGCCAGTTTGTGGGCAAGGAAATTACCTGGCATAAGATTGATGCTGCAAATGGCCAGGAAACGATTCAACAAGGAACTGGAAAGGTAGCCTCTGTCCAGTTTAAGGAAGATACCGTTTCATTTATTCTTGAGGATGGCACTGTCCTGGAACCTGCGAATATTTCACAGATCAATGAGCTATCAAGTGAAAATCATATGTTGCAGGCGAGCATGTTAATTGGGAAAACAATTACCTATCTTGATGAAAATAAACAAGAAAAATCAGCTAATGTCCTGTCTGTTTCATTTAAGAATGGTAAAACATCCTATTTACTAGATGATGAGAATAATACGAGCATCATTTCTTCACAGATAACCAAAATTCAATAGCGTAAGGAAGTGATGTAATGGATAAAACAAATTTTCGTCCAATTCATTCACTGCCTGTTAACAGGACTCACCAAAAACCTGTGAAAGCCAACAAGTTAACGCAAACACCTTTTTCCTTGCAATTGCAAAGTGCAATCCAATCAAAGAGTGGACTAACAATTAGTAAGCATGCTACGGAACGACTGGAGCAGCGTGGAATTAACATTTCCCAGGAGCGCTGGAACAGGATTGAGGAAAAAGTTAGTCAGGCCAAGGCAAAGGGCGTGAGTGATTCGCTAGTTCTGCTGAATGACGCGGCGCTGATTGTCAGTGCAAAAAACAACACGGTCATTACAGCTATGGGAAGACAGGAAGCAGCGGAACAAATTTTCAACAATATAAATGGAACGATTGTTATGGAAAATTAAATTGAAAAGGCTGGACCTTTACGGAGGCCTGGGCTGTGGACCGATTGAAGCAGCCCCAAAATCGAAAGGAGTTTTAAAAGATGCTTCGTTCAATGTACTCAGGAATCAGTGGAATGAAAAACTTCCAAACAAAACTTGACGTAATCGGCAACAATATTGCCAATGTAAATACATACGGTTTCAAAAAGGGCCGTGTTACTTTTAAGGATACTATGAATCAAACCATCTCTGGAGCAAGTGCTGCTACAGAGAACAAGGGCGGAAAGAACCCGATGCAGGTAGGTCTGGGCTCCACAATTGCGACCATCGATATGATTGACACTCAATCAAGCTTGCAAACTACCGGACGCGCGCTGGACCTTGCCATTTCAGGCGATGGCTATTTTGTTGTAAAACAAGGGCAATCCCAGATGTATACACGTGCTGGAAACTTCTATCTGGATGATAACGGGACACTTGTTACGGGTGATGGATTGAAAGTTCAATCCTATAATCAAATCGGTCAGTTAGAAGATATAACTGTTAACGTTAATGCATTGTTGCCTGCGAAGCAGACGACTGAATTAGTAATGAAGGGTAACCTTCCGAAGGACGCGAAGGGCAATTCAGAATTACTTCAGCAAATCAAGGTAGTGGATGATCAAGGTATTGAGCACGTAATCGATTTGAAAATCTCGCCTGTGGATGCTTCTAATGGCTCTTGGAAGTTAGCTTTTACTGACAAGTCAATCACTGTTGATTCTAACAACCCAAATGCAAATGTTGTTGAGCAAACAATTACAATTCCGGATTATAACCCTGCCAATCCGCCTGCAGATTTGTCTATCACCCTTAAGGTTAATGACGGGAGTAATGGTGTAAGGAACCTAACTGTACAAATGCCAATTAAGGAGTTAACTAAAGAAGGCGGCAGCATGGACGCGAACGCTTACCCTGACGGCAACACCCAAGGAGCACTTGAAAGCTTCAACATTGGGTCAACTGGTGAAATCAATGGAGTCTTTTCAAATGGTCTAGTATTGACGCTTGGACAGCTTGCGCTTGCTAAATTCAGCAATCCATCAGGGCTTTCCAAGATAGGGAATAACACTTTCCAGGAGTCAGTCAACTCGGGTACAGCCAATATCAATGTTCCTGGGGAAGGAAGGGGATCCATTGCGGCTGGAGCACTTGAAATGTCCAATGTAGACCTTTCAGAAGAGTTCACCGAAATGATCACGGCTCAGCGTGGTTTCCAGGCAAATACCAGAATCATTACAACATCTGATGAAATCCTCCAGGAGCTCGTAAACTTAAAACGATAGACTAGGAGAGGAGCAGGGCTGAAAGGATAATCCTTTTAGCCCCTGTGAATTAGTGTGATTAAAGTAACTAAATTAAACGGTAAATCATTTAGAATTAATTCATTATTTATTGAAGTGGTTGAATCTTTCCCGGACACAACGATTACATTAACCAATGGGCGAAAGTATGTCGTCAGGGAAAGTGAAG is from Mesobacillus boroniphilus and encodes:
- the flgD gene encoding flagellar hook assembly protein FlgD, with the protein product MVNTINSSYLLSNLQKGRKAGSDILGKDDFLKILMTQLQNQDPLNPMQDKDFIAQMATFSTLEQITNMGKSIDRFVQAEQQNKMISYSQFVGKEITWHKIDAANGQETIQQGTGKVASVQFKEDTVSFILEDGTVLEPANISQINELSSENHMLQASMLIGKTITYLDENKQEKSANVLSVSFKNGKTSYLLDDENNTSIISSQITKIQ
- the fliJ gene encoding flagellar export protein FliJ, producing the protein MRYQYKFDKILSLKSREKDEAQVVYQDSVKKFEEAADRLYHLLKKKEDLESFQSDRLLGGLPVQEIRHHQQFIGNLEKSIAHYQKVVMNARNIMNYQQVQLMEKNQEVKKYEKIKEKDHLQFLADAKYAESRMMDEVSIQQYMNREIR
- the fliG gene encoding flagellar motor switch protein FliG, translating into MVRKDQKELTGKQKAAILLISLGPDVSASVYKHLSEEEIEKLTLEISGVKKVDSLAKEEILEEFHNIALAQDYITQGGIGYAKTVLEKALGTDQAAVIINRLTSSLQVRPFDFARKADAGQILNFIQNEHPQTIALILSYLDSAQAGQILSELPQEVQADIARRIAVMDSTSPEIINEVEQILERKLSATVTQDYTQTGGIEAVVDVLNGVDRATERTILDALEIQDPELAEEIKKRMFVFEDIVTLDNRAIQRVIRDCENEDLMLALKVSSDEVKEIVFKNMSKRMVETFQDEMEFMGPVRLRDVEEAQSRIVAIIRRLEEAGEIVIARGGGDDIIV
- a CDS encoding flagellar FlbD family protein; this translates as MIKVTKLNGKSFRINSLFIEVVESFPDTTITLTNGRKYVVRESEDEVSKLIQEFYQSVGLLGGRVLEELNHEE
- a CDS encoding TIGR02530 family flagellar biosynthesis protein; this encodes MDKTNFRPIHSLPVNRTHQKPVKANKLTQTPFSLQLQSAIQSKSGLTISKHATERLEQRGINISQERWNRIEEKVSQAKAKGVSDSLVLLNDAALIVSAKNNTVITAMGRQEAAEQIFNNINGTIVMEN
- a CDS encoding MotE family protein, coding for MAQSLEEKESQDVNKFQWFLYVIAIPTLFAIVIALVALSFLGINIFETAKEIGGKVPVISQYVKEERQPSIEEFEKDIISLEAEIKDREAKMEQLQSKIDSKDTLLKRMELEKTQLQAQIEELTAIQEENKRAFREIVKTYETMSAKSAAPIISKMDTDEAVKILTNIKPESLAAIMEKLPAEEAAKYTELLTNETNGN
- the fliH gene encoding flagellar assembly protein FliH is translated as MISLSRLIKSQFTSTLPTEKKVISIRLLEASNQQEVPQVFTHTEDERRRILDEAAIEADNMLSRAREEAEQIRQQIHLEKQEWEHERSLLAEESRQLGFEQGYQEGRNQGYEEYRQTIMFAQETVDAAKRDYQSHIDSSEKVILDIGVKIAGKILGEKLAADEGFLTLVKRALKNSRDYKDIQLHVHPKHYQDLLAQKEELIAIFPKDIDFYIYPDDELEETSCIIESENGRVDASVDSQLEEIKNKLFEMLESEQ
- the fliF gene encoding flagellar basal-body MS-ring/collar protein FliF, with the translated sequence MKETVQKYIHTMKDFWQGRTRKQKISLGASVFFVLTVAVLTAFFTSRTSLEPLYSNLSPAETGSIKESLDARGIKSEIADGGNTILVPKESVDSLKVELAAEGIPKSGSIDYSFFSQNAGLGMTDNEFNVLKLDAMQTELANLMKGIDGVNDAKVMINLPEKGIFVNDSSEQGSASIVLNTSPGYQFKEDQINALYHLVAKSVPNLPTDNIVIMNQYFEYFDLKNEKNSSGASFASQHQIKQQIERDVQRQVQNMLGTLMGHDKVVVSVTADIDFTQENREENIVEPVDKENMEGIAISAQRITETFTGNAGQAGGIPEGGNPGETTGSQYLEGANGNGDYERVEETINNEVSRIRKEITESPYKVRDLGIQVMVEPPTPDDRNSLPQERVEDITKILGTIVRTTIDKESLGTELTDEVIENKVVVSVQPFNGKVTFESQVVEKLPWWIYLVGGLLIAGIVVLLLLFMRTRKNEVEEEYVMEEKYEPIRIPDVNKEFETESSMKKKQLEKMAKEKPEDFAKLLRSWISED
- a CDS encoding flagellar hook-length control protein FliK → MEIGGLGFFNTVAAGQQKVSGKTGNEGSFAGLLSTVLAGKAAPIDTSVTAQGNKNLESLGALAEIINVKDLLDLEDGVKMLDVLNSDSGNLLSKALSHFGINNEEMQLFIQKWSGTDEGDLANASEDELLASLAAILTGIANQPGNELLVKLEQKDVQALKALKLFELMTRYADGQDFKNSDSIKESMKNLGEALKNLIETNKANSNAEYLQKRFTQLAGDLNLASSKKITFQENSSGLKTDGPAGAVAYLPQMTKAEQLMLSMNSPERPVSPEQLMKQFESILSKSQFMNSGGTQKLFIKLFPEHLGSIRIELFQRDQTMMARIITTSGTAKETLESQINGLKQAFAAQNLSVDRIEVTQQQAQQERFLNRDSGQQERQPDRGQHEKKEEKGDFNLTFEEALLNTEV
- a CDS encoding flagellar hook protein FlgE; amino-acid sequence: MLRSMYSGISGMKNFQTKLDVIGNNIANVNTYGFKKGRVTFKDTMNQTISGASAATENKGGKNPMQVGLGSTIATIDMIDTQSSLQTTGRALDLAISGDGYFVVKQGQSQMYTRAGNFYLDDNGTLVTGDGLKVQSYNQIGQLEDITVNVNALLPAKQTTELVMKGNLPKDAKGNSELLQQIKVVDDQGIEHVIDLKISPVDASNGSWKLAFTDKSITVDSNNPNANVVEQTITIPDYNPANPPADLSITLKVNDGSNGVRNLTVQMPIKELTKEGGSMDANAYPDGNTQGALESFNIGSTGEINGVFSNGLVLTLGQLALAKFSNPSGLSKIGNNTFQESVNSGTANINVPGEGRGSIAAGALEMSNVDLSEEFTEMITAQRGFQANTRIITTSDEILQELVNLKR
- the fliI gene encoding flagellar protein export ATPase FliI, whose product is MKAEDLIEHVDFLDSFKRYGRVKRVVGLMIESQGPESSIGDVCFIHVGTKKKRKIQAEVVGFKDENVILMPYTSLHDISPGSLVETTMKPLEIKAGPGLIGKVVDSLGNPLDHSSLPKGLASVPTEQDPPNPLSRPPISEPIEVGVRMIDSLLTVGSGQRVGIFAGSGVGKSTLLGMIARNTTADLNVIGLIGERGREVREFIERDLGPEGLKRSIVVVATSDQPALMRIKGAYTATAIAEYFRDKGLNVMLMMDSVTRVAMAQREVGLAVGEPPTTKGYTPSVFAILSRLLERTGTNEFGSITGFYTVLVDGDDMNEPIADTVRGILDGHFVLDRDLANKGQYPAVNVLKSISRIMNNIVSDDHVKAAERLRELLSTYINSEDLINIGAYKKGTSAEIDEAIMRYPHILNFLKQGTNEKVSINESVQALLQLVRKG